In Dioscorea cayenensis subsp. rotundata cultivar TDr96_F1 chromosome 11, TDr96_F1_v2_PseudoChromosome.rev07_lg8_w22 25.fasta, whole genome shotgun sequence, a single genomic region encodes these proteins:
- the LOC120272675 gene encoding protein DETOXIFICATION 34-like isoform X1 has translation MEAPLLEPKPTTMVSFNSLQTWEERTSDNVEDFPPVHGFKDARFLFVQESKKLWSIATPIAFNILCFYGINSTTQIFVGHLGNLQLSAAAIGLSVISNFSFGFLLGMGSALETLCGQAFGAGQVEMLGVYMQRSWIILLASAVILCPIYLFATPILKLLGQEEQIADAAGKFTIEIIPQMFSLAINFPTQKFLQAQSKVSVLAYLAFAALVMHIGLLALFIYVFHWGLAGAAFAYDISSWVLALGQVVYIFGWCKDGWKGFSWSAFNDMWAFVKLSLASAVMLCLEVWYMMVLVVLTGHLGDAEINVGSLSICMNINGWEGVFFIGINAAISVRVSNELGSGHPRAAKYSVIIVVLQSLLIGILFMVIILAARDYFAVIFTSDKELQRAVAHIAYLLAVTMVLNSIQPVISGVAIGGGWQALVAYINLGCYYIFGLPLGFVLGYWVKWGVEGIWAGMLCGTALQTLILLYIVWRTNWEDEAAQAAKRVRLWGGQEMQVSQDSETVRLWKGNEETSVL, from the exons ATGGAAGCTCCTCTCTTAGAACCCAAGCCAACCACCATGGTATCCTTCAATAGTTTGCAAACTTGGGAGGAAAGAACTAGTGATAATGTTGAGGATTTCCCTCCAGTTCATGGTTTTAAAGATGCACGCTTCTTGTTTGTTCAAGAGTCTAAGAAACTCTGGTCCATTGCTACTCCCATAGCCTTCAATATCCTCTGTTTCTATGGCATCAATTCTACCACCCAAATCTTTGTTGGCCATTTGGGCAACCTTCAGCTCTCTGCTGCTGCCATTGGCCTCTCTGTCATCTCCAACTTCTCTTTTGGATTCCTG CTTGGAATGGGGAGTGCATTGGAGACACTGTGTGGGCAAGCATTTGGGGCAGGGCAAGTGGAGATGCTGGGTGTTTACATGCAGAGATCATGGATAATACTTCTTGCATCTGCGGTGATTCTCTGTCCTATTTATCTGTTTGCAACTCCTATTCTGAAGCTTTTAGGCCAAGAAGAACAGATAGCAGATGCTGCTGGGAAATTCACAATTGAAATCATTCCACAGATGTTTTCATTAGCCATTAATTTTCCAACCCAGAAGTTTTTGCAGGCTCAGAGCAAGGTTTCAGTGCTGGCATATCTTGCCTTCGCTGCTCTTGTGATGCATATTGGATTGCTGGCTTTGTTCATCTATGTGTTCCATTGGGGACTGGCAGGGGCTGCTTTTGCTTATGATATATCTTCATGGGTGTTGGCCCTTGGTCAAGTTGTGTATATTTTTGGATGGTGCAAGGATGGATGGAAGGGCTTTTCATGGTCTGCTTTCAATGATATGTGGGCATTTGTGAAGTTGTCTCTTGCCTCTGCAGTCATGCTTTGTCTTGAGGTTTGGTACATGATGGTCTTGGTTGTCCTCACCGGTCACCTCGGCGATGCTGAGATCAACGTCGGTTCCCTCTCCATCTG TATGAACATTAATGGTTGGGAAGGCGTGTTTTTCATAGGAATCAATGCTGCTATTAG TGTTCGGGTATCGAATGAGCTTGGATCCGGTCACCCGAGAGCGGCTAAATACTCCGTCATCATCGTCGTTCTTCAATCACTTTTGATTGGCATTCTTTTCATGGTCATAATCCTCGCGGCACGAGACTATTTCGCTGTGATCTTCACTAGTGATAAAGAGTTACAGCGAGCTGTTGCTCATATTGCTTACCTTCTTGCAGTGACTATGGTTCTCAACAGCATTCAGCCTGTGATTTCAG GTGTTGCAATTGGAGGTGGATGGCAAGCCTTGGTAGCATACATTAACTTGGGTTGTTATTACATATTTGGACTTCCTTTAGGATTTGTTTTGGGATATTGGGTCAAATGGGGAGTTGAG GGAATTTGGGCTGGTATGTTATGTGGAACAGCATTGCAGACACTCATATTGCTTTATATCGTTTGGAGAACTAATTGGGAAGATGAG gCTGCTCAGGCTGCAAAGAGGGTGAGGTTGTGGGGTGGACAAGAGATGCAAGTTTCTCAGGATTCAGAGACAGTGAGGTTGTGGAAAGGAAATGAAGAAACCTCAGTTTTGTAG
- the LOC120272675 gene encoding protein DETOXIFICATION 34-like isoform X3, which yields MASILPPKSLLAIWATFSSLLLPLASLSSPTSLLDSWQLGMGSALETLCGQAFGAGQVEMLGVYMQRSWIILLASAVILCPIYLFATPILKLLGQEEQIADAAGKFTIEIIPQMFSLAINFPTQKFLQAQSKVSVLAYLAFAALVMHIGLLALFIYVFHWGLAGAAFAYDISSWVLALGQVVYIFGWCKDGWKGFSWSAFNDMWAFVKLSLASAVMLCLEVWYMMVLVVLTGHLGDAEINVGSLSICMNINGWEGVFFIGINAAISVRVSNELGSGHPRAAKYSVIIVVLQSLLIGILFMVIILAARDYFAVIFTSDKELQRAVAHIAYLLAVTMVLNSIQPVISGVAIGGGWQALVAYINLGCYYIFGLPLGFVLGYWVKWGVEGIWAGMLCGTALQTLILLYIVWRTNWEDEAAQAAKRVRLWGGQEMQVSQDSETVRLWKGNEETSVL from the exons ATGGCATCAATTCTACCACCCAAATCTTTGTTGGCCATTTGGGCAACCTTCAGCTCTCTGCTGCTGCCATTGGCCTCTCTGTCATCTCCAACTTCTCTTTTGGATTCCTGGCAA CTTGGAATGGGGAGTGCATTGGAGACACTGTGTGGGCAAGCATTTGGGGCAGGGCAAGTGGAGATGCTGGGTGTTTACATGCAGAGATCATGGATAATACTTCTTGCATCTGCGGTGATTCTCTGTCCTATTTATCTGTTTGCAACTCCTATTCTGAAGCTTTTAGGCCAAGAAGAACAGATAGCAGATGCTGCTGGGAAATTCACAATTGAAATCATTCCACAGATGTTTTCATTAGCCATTAATTTTCCAACCCAGAAGTTTTTGCAGGCTCAGAGCAAGGTTTCAGTGCTGGCATATCTTGCCTTCGCTGCTCTTGTGATGCATATTGGATTGCTGGCTTTGTTCATCTATGTGTTCCATTGGGGACTGGCAGGGGCTGCTTTTGCTTATGATATATCTTCATGGGTGTTGGCCCTTGGTCAAGTTGTGTATATTTTTGGATGGTGCAAGGATGGATGGAAGGGCTTTTCATGGTCTGCTTTCAATGATATGTGGGCATTTGTGAAGTTGTCTCTTGCCTCTGCAGTCATGCTTTGTCTTGAGGTTTGGTACATGATGGTCTTGGTTGTCCTCACCGGTCACCTCGGCGATGCTGAGATCAACGTCGGTTCCCTCTCCATCTG TATGAACATTAATGGTTGGGAAGGCGTGTTTTTCATAGGAATCAATGCTGCTATTAG TGTTCGGGTATCGAATGAGCTTGGATCCGGTCACCCGAGAGCGGCTAAATACTCCGTCATCATCGTCGTTCTTCAATCACTTTTGATTGGCATTCTTTTCATGGTCATAATCCTCGCGGCACGAGACTATTTCGCTGTGATCTTCACTAGTGATAAAGAGTTACAGCGAGCTGTTGCTCATATTGCTTACCTTCTTGCAGTGACTATGGTTCTCAACAGCATTCAGCCTGTGATTTCAG GTGTTGCAATTGGAGGTGGATGGCAAGCCTTGGTAGCATACATTAACTTGGGTTGTTATTACATATTTGGACTTCCTTTAGGATTTGTTTTGGGATATTGGGTCAAATGGGGAGTTGAG GGAATTTGGGCTGGTATGTTATGTGGAACAGCATTGCAGACACTCATATTGCTTTATATCGTTTGGAGAACTAATTGGGAAGATGAG gCTGCTCAGGCTGCAAAGAGGGTGAGGTTGTGGGGTGGACAAGAGATGCAAGTTTCTCAGGATTCAGAGACAGTGAGGTTGTGGAAAGGAAATGAAGAAACCTCAGTTTTGTAG
- the LOC120272675 gene encoding protein DETOXIFICATION 34-like isoform X2, which translates to MEAPLLEPKPTTMVSFNSLQTWEERTSDNVEDFPPVHGFKDARFLFVQESKKLWSIATPIAFNILCFYGINSTTQIFVGHLGNLQLSAAAIGLSVISNFSFGFLLGMGSALETLCGQAFGAGQVEMLGVYMQRSWIILLASAVILCPIYLFATPILKLLGQEEQIADAAGKFTIEIIPQMFSLAINFPTQKFLQAQSKVSVLAYLAFAALVMHIGLLALFIYVFHWGLAGAAFAYDISSWVLALGQVVYIFGWCKDGWKGFSWSAFNDMWAFVKLSLASAVMLCLEVWYMMVLVVLTGHLGDAEINVGSLSICMNINGWEGVFFIGINAAISVRVSNELGSGHPRAAKYSVIIVVLQSLLIVTMVLNSIQPVISGVAIGGGWQALVAYINLGCYYIFGLPLGFVLGYWVKWGVEGIWAGMLCGTALQTLILLYIVWRTNWEDEAAQAAKRVRLWGGQEMQVSQDSETVRLWKGNEETSVL; encoded by the exons ATGGAAGCTCCTCTCTTAGAACCCAAGCCAACCACCATGGTATCCTTCAATAGTTTGCAAACTTGGGAGGAAAGAACTAGTGATAATGTTGAGGATTTCCCTCCAGTTCATGGTTTTAAAGATGCACGCTTCTTGTTTGTTCAAGAGTCTAAGAAACTCTGGTCCATTGCTACTCCCATAGCCTTCAATATCCTCTGTTTCTATGGCATCAATTCTACCACCCAAATCTTTGTTGGCCATTTGGGCAACCTTCAGCTCTCTGCTGCTGCCATTGGCCTCTCTGTCATCTCCAACTTCTCTTTTGGATTCCTG CTTGGAATGGGGAGTGCATTGGAGACACTGTGTGGGCAAGCATTTGGGGCAGGGCAAGTGGAGATGCTGGGTGTTTACATGCAGAGATCATGGATAATACTTCTTGCATCTGCGGTGATTCTCTGTCCTATTTATCTGTTTGCAACTCCTATTCTGAAGCTTTTAGGCCAAGAAGAACAGATAGCAGATGCTGCTGGGAAATTCACAATTGAAATCATTCCACAGATGTTTTCATTAGCCATTAATTTTCCAACCCAGAAGTTTTTGCAGGCTCAGAGCAAGGTTTCAGTGCTGGCATATCTTGCCTTCGCTGCTCTTGTGATGCATATTGGATTGCTGGCTTTGTTCATCTATGTGTTCCATTGGGGACTGGCAGGGGCTGCTTTTGCTTATGATATATCTTCATGGGTGTTGGCCCTTGGTCAAGTTGTGTATATTTTTGGATGGTGCAAGGATGGATGGAAGGGCTTTTCATGGTCTGCTTTCAATGATATGTGGGCATTTGTGAAGTTGTCTCTTGCCTCTGCAGTCATGCTTTGTCTTGAGGTTTGGTACATGATGGTCTTGGTTGTCCTCACCGGTCACCTCGGCGATGCTGAGATCAACGTCGGTTCCCTCTCCATCTG TATGAACATTAATGGTTGGGAAGGCGTGTTTTTCATAGGAATCAATGCTGCTATTAG TGTTCGGGTATCGAATGAGCTTGGATCCGGTCACCCGAGAGCGGCTAAATACTCCGTCATCATCGTCGTTCTTCAATCACTTTTGATTG TGACTATGGTTCTCAACAGCATTCAGCCTGTGATTTCAG GTGTTGCAATTGGAGGTGGATGGCAAGCCTTGGTAGCATACATTAACTTGGGTTGTTATTACATATTTGGACTTCCTTTAGGATTTGTTTTGGGATATTGGGTCAAATGGGGAGTTGAG GGAATTTGGGCTGGTATGTTATGTGGAACAGCATTGCAGACACTCATATTGCTTTATATCGTTTGGAGAACTAATTGGGAAGATGAG gCTGCTCAGGCTGCAAAGAGGGTGAGGTTGTGGGGTGGACAAGAGATGCAAGTTTCTCAGGATTCAGAGACAGTGAGGTTGTGGAAAGGAAATGAAGAAACCTCAGTTTTGTAG
- the LOC120272421 gene encoding AT-rich interactive domain-containing protein 2-like has translation MADVAPPLDAGEILRRLQSAGFCTDLDRSSNEKPHLLFNRTLSAFLTLLRRQAELRQLPPVISDGQTVDLLRLFSAVRNKGGYYSIASDSWGDIAEEAGFSPITGASLKSIYMRYLYPLEVWLNVIPGRRSSGNVDDAGALVKMVKWVKNVAKNPLDLEISSVSSGGSMISDNRLGELFSRLLCARKAMLLRDVPWMSNDGSLWKQDKRKMHPSFYEDLDGQLRSSQRIKILNEKSNSDLSDTILLESKSTWVDKSRVGEAYQATVPDFSERLLEASLDPDELKWLGTRIWPCTGKKKSRTIQGQIGKGREDKCSCKSRGSIQCVRLHVSEKRLELMRELPPAFFNWSQGSIGEDDVSRSWTADEQRRFKALVRLNPSYQEMNLWDKLSQNFPLHGRRKLVSYYFNVFVLRLRSYQNRNSPANIDSDDEDNSFGFLAL, from the exons ATGGCGGATGTGGCGCCCCCTCTCGACGCCGGTGAGATCCTCCGGCGTCTCCAGTCCGCCGGGTTCTGTACCGATCTCGATCGATCCTCCAACGAGAAGCCCCATCTTCTCTTCAACCGCACCCTCTCAGCTTTCCTAACACTCCTCCGCCGGCAAGCCGAGCTTCGGCAGCTACCACCCGTCATCTCCGACGGCCAGACCGTGGACTTGTTGAGGCTCTTCTCGGCAGTGCGCAACAAGGGTGGGTACTACTCCATCGCCTCTGATTCTTGGGGCGATATCGCTGAGGAGGCGGGGTTTTCTCCGATCACCGGCGCATCCTTGAAATCGATTTATATGAGGTATCTCTATCCTTTGGAGGTGTGGTTGAATGTGATTCCTGGCAGGAGGTCTAGTGGTAATGTTGATGATGCCGGGGCATTGGTGAAGATGGTGAAGTGGGTGAAGAATGTGGCCAAGAATCCTTTGGATCTTGAAATTTCTAGTGTTTCATCTGGTGGATCTATGATCAGTGATAATCGGCTTGGGGAGTTGTTCTCTAGGTTACTGTGTGCTCGGAAAGCCATGCTTCTCCGGGATGTTCCTTGGATGAGCAATGATGGATCTTTATGGAAG CAAGACAAGCGGAAGATGCATCCAAGTTTTTATGAAGATCTAGATGGTCAATTAAGGTCCAGCCAGAGGATCAAGATTCTCAACGAGAAGTCCAATTCCGATCTCTCTGATACAATTTTACTCGAAAGCAAATCTACTTGGGTAGACAAGTCTCGCGTTGGAGAAGCATACCAAGCCACAGTACCTGATTTCTCCGAACGACTTCTAGAGGCTTCACTGGATCCTGATGAACTCAAGTGGCTGGGCACACGAATCTGGCCTTGTACTGGAAAAAAGAAGTCGAGAACCATACAAGGACAAATTGGTAAAGGTCGCGAAGATAAATGTTCTTGTAAAAGTAGAGGTTCCATCCAATGTGTCAGACTTCATGTTTCTGAGAAAAGGCTTGAATTGATGCGTGAACTGCCTCCGGCCTTCTTCAATTGGAGTCAAGGAAGCATCGGCGAGGATGATGTATCAAGATCATGGACAGCTGATGAACAAAGAAGGTTCAAAGCCCTTGTTCGGCTAAACCCATCTTATCAGGAGATGAATCTATGGGACAAGCTTAGCCAGAATTTTCCATTGCATGGAAGGCGAAAGTTGGTGAGCTATTACTTCAATGTGTTTGTTCTCAGGCTCAGGAGTTACCAGAATAGAAATTCTCCAGCAAACATTGATAGTGATGATGAGGACAATAGCTTTGGTTTCTTAGCTTTGTGA